One window from the genome of Fulvivirga lutea encodes:
- a CDS encoding YciI family protein, whose amino-acid sequence MKNDNLTPKEIQALENLKAGIKTPERLKNKVTDRLIQLELIKKETKMKQIHIYWAAATITALVCGLFIGTTFQDSTTPPTDMNQYALFLYENESFAAANMSDLVEEYTNWAIKMSEKGKLSGAEKLADNGKWLGNQSTRNSNSALSGYFIILANDFDEALAIAEKHPHVGYGGGVEVRPIERLD is encoded by the coding sequence ATGAAAAATGATAATCTCACTCCGAAAGAAATTCAGGCATTGGAGAATTTAAAGGCCGGCATAAAAACGCCTGAACGCTTGAAAAACAAGGTGACTGATCGACTCATTCAGCTAGAATTAATTAAAAAAGAAACGAAAATGAAACAAATACATATTTATTGGGCCGCAGCAACAATAACTGCCTTAGTGTGCGGACTATTTATCGGAACAACATTTCAGGACTCAACTACACCGCCAACAGACATGAATCAATACGCCCTTTTCTTATACGAAAATGAATCATTCGCAGCCGCCAATATGAGTGATCTTGTTGAGGAATACACCAACTGGGCAATTAAAATGAGTGAAAAAGGCAAGTTAAGTGGTGCAGAAAAGTTGGCCGATAACGGCAAGTGGTTAGGCAACCAGAGTACCAGAAATTCGAATAGTGCCTTATCAGGGTACTTTATCATTCTGGCCAATGATTTTGATGAGGCACTTGCCATCGCAGAAAAACACCCACATGTAGGTTACGGAGGTGGTGTGGAAGTGAGGCCGATTGAAAGACTAGATTAG
- a CDS encoding RNA polymerase sigma factor → MNSTDKELVESFLKDRSSESFNRLYEYCNPALYRVAYFLSKGNDSYLHDLIQETWVVIIQSLEKFEGRSRLSTWMTRILINKNYDHLRKFKVNDDIGELQFENSTETNTSVSMDLEEAIKALPQGFRMVLLLHDLEGYKHREIADILHINEGTSKSQLFQARKRMRELMKDYQYEK, encoded by the coding sequence TTGAATTCAACCGACAAAGAACTAGTAGAAAGCTTTTTAAAGGACAGGTCTAGTGAAAGTTTTAACAGGCTTTATGAGTACTGCAACCCTGCCTTGTATCGTGTGGCTTATTTCCTGTCAAAAGGAAATGATAGCTACCTGCATGACCTGATTCAAGAAACCTGGGTAGTAATAATTCAGAGCCTCGAAAAGTTTGAAGGAAGGTCAAGACTTTCTACCTGGATGACGCGCATATTGATCAATAAGAACTATGACCATTTACGAAAATTTAAAGTAAATGACGACATAGGTGAATTACAATTTGAAAACTCTACCGAAACCAATACTTCTGTTTCCATGGATTTAGAGGAAGCGATAAAGGCGCTGCCGCAAGGTTTTCGAATGGTATTATTATTACATGACCTGGAAGGATATAAACATCGTGAAATTGCCGACATACTTCACATCAATGAAGGCACAAGCAAAAGTCAGCTCTTCCAAGCCAGAAAAAGAATGAGGGAATTAATGAAAGACTATCAGTATGAAAAATGA
- a CDS encoding DUF5723 family protein → MRRCSIILALLLMLSICTVSAQNNLQLQYGYRGSLSGAKFLPSTLELGNYQWQIGFNYKLWIANRSLSYGNINDFQTSGRLTNEDLNDFISELDKDNIIGVGQDIMLLGVARKFKIRKRPITFSFAINERMSASFRYPKALLQLAWKGNKQFENKPVDIAGSLDARYFREFSLGTSFKLAEPVNGLKIRFGAAFKYYQGLAAIYMPNNYLIFETGPEGDYLSFDYNYDIFLAGTEKFSVTDTKGEGYGGSIGITAKWKKRYSLDIGLSDIGGITYYTDTQKFSDKGFVSFSGLSREDFDDLTNYADSLTAIFENEVVEGNSFYMPLGVRFQVQLAYHFLYDNEAANPGNLFFTYIQGFQELPGVTRRPRFSLGYNQRLWKRLYPGVSVSYGGFNNLAIGAMLSARFGKTRFGIHADDFTGAIIPSRGTGLGFGLVFQCYF, encoded by the coding sequence ATGAGGCGATGTTCAATCATATTGGCATTGCTTCTAATGCTGTCCATTTGTACAGTTAGCGCACAAAATAACCTTCAGCTGCAATATGGCTATCGGGGCTCTTTGTCGGGTGCCAAGTTTTTGCCCTCAACACTAGAGTTGGGTAATTATCAATGGCAAATTGGATTTAACTATAAGTTATGGATAGCCAACAGGTCCTTATCATATGGTAACATCAATGATTTTCAAACTAGTGGCAGACTGACTAACGAAGATCTTAACGACTTTATTTCAGAACTTGATAAGGATAATATCATCGGTGTTGGTCAGGATATTATGCTCTTGGGAGTAGCGAGAAAATTTAAGATCAGAAAAAGACCCATCACCTTCTCTTTTGCTATTAATGAGCGTATGTCGGCAAGTTTTAGATACCCCAAAGCCTTGCTACAATTGGCTTGGAAGGGCAATAAACAGTTTGAAAATAAGCCTGTAGATATTGCCGGGTCCTTAGATGCCAGGTATTTTAGGGAATTCTCTCTGGGTACTTCCTTTAAATTAGCCGAGCCTGTAAATGGCCTTAAAATAAGGTTTGGTGCTGCCTTTAAGTACTATCAGGGGTTGGCGGCCATTTACATGCCCAATAACTATTTAATTTTTGAAACGGGCCCAGAAGGCGACTACCTTTCTTTTGATTACAACTACGACATCTTTTTAGCTGGCACTGAGAAATTTTCAGTGACCGATACCAAAGGAGAAGGGTATGGTGGTAGTATTGGAATCACAGCAAAATGGAAGAAAAGATACAGCCTGGATATCGGTTTAAGTGATATAGGTGGAATAACCTACTATACAGATACTCAGAAATTCTCTGATAAAGGATTTGTTTCTTTCTCCGGGCTGTCTCGTGAAGACTTTGACGACCTGACTAATTATGCTGATAGCCTTACCGCAATTTTCGAAAATGAGGTTGTAGAAGGTAATAGCTTTTACATGCCACTGGGAGTGCGATTTCAGGTGCAATTGGCCTATCATTTTTTATATGATAATGAAGCAGCCAATCCCGGTAATTTATTCTTCACTTATATTCAAGGCTTTCAGGAATTACCAGGCGTAACAAGAAGACCCAGATTCTCTTTGGGCTATAATCAACGTTTATGGAAACGATTATATCCGGGTGTAAGCGTCTCGTACGGTGGGTTTAACAATTTGGCCATTGGTGCAATGTTATCCGCCAGATTTGGTAAAACCCGTTTTGGTATTCATGCTGATGATTTTACAGGAGCTATTATACCTAGTCGAGGTACAGGTTTGGGATTTGGTTTGGTTTTTCAATGTTACTTTTAA
- a CDS encoding ABC transporter permease, with protein MMLRNYLKITLRNVKKDKWFSLINVIGLTIGIAGSLLIYIHINHELSYDNFHNDSDRLYRIVRASDRSEGKDYEPNVPYPLINSLHSDFTQFESATLYHNDEDATATIDGEKFGFINGVFADSSFFDVFNFKVLSGDPKKSLSQPNFIFLSESTAQRLFKDKDPIGRKLKLNNLLELEVVGLFEDIPSNTEFEFEYVVSYPSFSSEYFADLNIDSWQMSAEGFAFVKLKKGVDPSSVESQFKEVIKKYFSNQDAGRRNYLLQPLNEIHFDPRWNSNATNTTTLITIGLIGAFILLVGCVNFINLSTALAVRKSKEIGVRKTLGAQKFQLVVQFLGETFLVTLVSAILAVAIAERLIPLFNNYFNTELSLNVLQDYNVLGFVALTILIVTFLAGTYPAMVVSGFNPIKALKNNIHSQSASSLFMRKGLIVVQFIISQILIIGTIIISSQMDYFLNKPLGFEKDAVINVRIGENDEQKQQAFRERLLQNPAVKEVSFNMAAPISDNSFQTFFWPADQTDEQGMQLQVKPADIYYKDTYGIELLHGRWFSESDEQLATNIFKEDAGEKALVYILNETAVNKLGYANLEDAIGTQVTSGVGGMTGPIIGIVKDFHTSSLHEAIKPTAIVNFRLFYYNAGVKISMQNSRETIAQMKNTFEEIFPNEIFEYDFMDDAIADFYQAEQRAYNLLVVFSMLSIFISCLGLLGVISFVVAQKNKEVGVRKVLGASIASLVILFTKDFLSLVIIAFLIAAPIAWYFLDGWLNNFAYQIDMEVWFFAAGFILSAIITFITIGYQSLKAAISNPVNALKDE; from the coding sequence ATGATGCTCAGAAATTATCTAAAAATCACCCTCAGGAATGTTAAAAAAGATAAGTGGTTTTCGCTTATCAATGTCATCGGATTGACTATCGGTATTGCAGGAAGTTTGCTCATTTATATTCACATCAACCATGAGCTGAGTTATGACAATTTTCATAATGACTCTGATCGGTTGTATCGTATAGTGAGAGCATCTGATAGGTCTGAAGGCAAGGATTACGAACCTAACGTACCGTACCCATTGATAAATTCGCTTCATTCGGATTTTACTCAATTTGAATCAGCAACCTTATATCATAATGATGAGGATGCTACTGCCACTATCGATGGTGAAAAATTTGGCTTTATAAATGGTGTTTTTGCAGATTCGAGCTTCTTTGATGTATTCAATTTCAAAGTTCTAAGTGGTGATCCTAAAAAGAGCTTATCTCAACCGAATTTTATTTTTCTCTCAGAGTCAACAGCTCAGAGACTGTTCAAGGATAAAGATCCTATTGGCAGAAAATTAAAGCTCAATAATTTACTTGAATTAGAAGTGGTTGGTTTGTTTGAAGACATACCTTCTAATACAGAATTTGAATTTGAGTATGTAGTGTCTTACCCATCATTTTCAAGTGAATATTTTGCAGATCTCAACATTGATTCATGGCAAATGAGTGCCGAAGGCTTTGCATTTGTAAAGTTGAAGAAGGGAGTAGACCCAAGTTCAGTTGAATCTCAATTTAAAGAAGTCATTAAAAAATATTTTTCAAATCAAGATGCTGGAAGAAGAAATTACCTGCTACAACCACTCAATGAAATTCATTTCGATCCAAGATGGAATAGCAATGCCACTAATACAACTACGCTGATAACAATAGGTTTAATTGGTGCATTTATACTTCTTGTTGGTTGTGTGAATTTTATTAACCTTTCCACTGCTTTGGCAGTGAGAAAATCGAAGGAAATTGGTGTAAGAAAAACTTTAGGTGCACAGAAATTTCAATTGGTTGTTCAGTTTCTTGGAGAGACGTTCTTAGTAACGCTAGTGTCAGCAATTCTTGCTGTGGCAATAGCTGAGCGGTTAATTCCATTATTCAATAACTATTTCAATACCGAATTATCCTTAAATGTATTGCAAGACTATAACGTACTAGGCTTTGTAGCACTAACCATTTTGATAGTTACTTTCTTGGCCGGAACATATCCCGCTATGGTAGTTTCTGGATTCAACCCTATCAAGGCATTAAAAAACAATATACACTCTCAAAGCGCTAGTTCATTATTTATGAGAAAGGGGTTGATCGTAGTTCAATTTATTATATCCCAGATTTTAATTATTGGAACTATTATCATATCCAGTCAAATGGATTACTTTTTAAATAAGCCATTGGGCTTTGAGAAAGATGCTGTAATAAATGTTCGCATTGGTGAAAACGATGAGCAGAAACAACAGGCTTTTAGGGAAAGGTTATTGCAAAACCCAGCTGTCAAAGAAGTCTCATTTAATATGGCTGCTCCAATATCAGACAATAGCTTCCAAACATTTTTCTGGCCTGCCGATCAAACTGATGAACAAGGCATGCAATTGCAAGTGAAGCCTGCTGATATCTATTATAAAGATACTTATGGAATAGAGCTTCTACATGGAAGATGGTTCTCTGAGTCTGACGAGCAATTGGCTACCAATATTTTCAAAGAAGATGCTGGTGAAAAGGCCTTGGTTTATATTCTTAATGAAACAGCCGTAAATAAGCTCGGTTATGCTAACCTTGAAGATGCAATTGGCACACAAGTAACTTCCGGAGTGGGTGGTATGACTGGCCCAATAATCGGTATTGTCAAAGATTTTCATACAAGTTCTTTGCATGAGGCAATTAAGCCAACAGCCATTGTAAACTTTAGGTTGTTTTATTACAACGCTGGCGTAAAAATCAGTATGCAGAATAGCAGGGAAACAATTGCGCAAATGAAGAACACATTTGAAGAAATATTTCCAAATGAAATATTCGAGTACGATTTTATGGACGATGCAATTGCAGATTTCTATCAGGCTGAACAGCGTGCTTACAACTTACTTGTGGTATTTAGTATGCTCTCGATATTTATATCGTGCCTTGGCTTGCTCGGAGTAATTTCATTTGTAGTTGCACAAAAGAATAAAGAAGTAGGCGTGAGAAAAGTATTAGGTGCAAGTATAGCTAGCCTAGTGATATTATTTACTAAAGATTTTCTTTCACTGGTTATAATTGCTTTCCTAATTGCTGCGCCAATTGCATGGTATTTCTTAGATGGCTGGTTGAATAATTTTGCCTATCAAATAGATATGGAGGTATGGTTCTTTGCCGCGGGTTTTATCCTTTCAGCCATTATCACTTTTATTACCATTGGCTATCAATCGCTCAAAGCGGCTATCTCTAATCCGGTAAATGCACTTAAAGACGAATAA
- a CDS encoding ABC transporter permease, producing the protein MVKNSIRLIVRLLAKNKAHTLINILGLSIGVSAVILVALIINFNLNFDKFHDNTESIYRLVQHHVDEGRIGRDSATPFPLRLNFKDDNPQVEYFTMVDGNNTQGLVSLMRNGNKVKYEEDDRIQVFVQPDYFKIFHVDFLLGDKEHALDEPYTVVISKNLAQKYFGEYSLALGKVLKIDNVYDLTVTGIIDNPPLNTDLPFEMLISFSTDEKNRAWESWTASSTTVNSFIKLVEGTNVESFEKQVVNYIEDRKEESDPTVVQLALQPFEEIHHDDRYFNYGERVATYHELLAMAIIGLLLLITACINFINLNTAFAVKRSKEIGIKKVLGGSKSSIQIHYLLETGIITLVSIVIGLGLAELILFRIDEIIGYRLPGLEYNLNLLALLSTLLIVVTLLAGIYPSWIISRFSPIQALKNKMSTVSGSGLSLRRVLIVSQILVSQFLIIAVIVVHEQVEYFIQQPLGIDTEAIVEFRIPTTDDIDFGLLGERINRIDGVESVTFSNTGTASTNTWGGTASFNNGDETINTHMQVKLADSSYLSTYGIKLIAGRNISNNDSIRSYLLNEKAVQDLGVTNEEILGRKLNVWGKDGIVIGVIENFATMSLHNSQRPIALWYAPSMHFRGTVKLRGGDWKTTINQVQNEWEVFFGDYFFNYYFLDDEIENFYKEEQRLAKTFGMLSGVAVFIGVIGLLGLMSYMVNSKMKEIGIRKVLGAKVSQILALLSADFVKLSLIAFVIAAPIGWYIMNSWLEDFAFRITIGVQVFAVALGVSLFFTLITISYKSLKAANVNPVDVLKDE; encoded by the coding sequence ATGGTCAAAAATTCAATTCGCCTGATCGTTAGATTATTAGCTAAAAATAAGGCACATACATTAATTAATATCCTTGGGCTTAGCATTGGAGTTAGTGCTGTCATCTTGGTTGCACTTATCATCAACTTCAATCTGAACTTCGATAAATTTCACGACAACACAGAATCTATTTATCGCCTGGTACAGCACCATGTGGATGAAGGTAGAATAGGACGAGATTCGGCCACGCCATTTCCATTGCGGCTGAATTTCAAAGATGATAATCCACAGGTAGAATATTTTACTATGGTGGATGGCAACAATACTCAAGGGCTCGTCTCATTAATGAGGAATGGGAACAAGGTAAAGTATGAAGAAGATGATCGTATTCAAGTCTTCGTACAGCCCGATTATTTTAAAATTTTTCATGTGGACTTCCTATTGGGTGACAAAGAACATGCCCTGGATGAGCCTTACACAGTTGTTATATCTAAAAATTTAGCACAAAAGTATTTTGGCGAGTATTCATTGGCATTGGGCAAAGTTTTAAAAATTGATAATGTGTACGATTTGACGGTTACAGGCATTATTGATAATCCACCTTTGAATACTGACTTACCTTTTGAAATGCTCATTTCATTTTCTACTGATGAAAAAAACCGAGCATGGGAATCCTGGACAGCATCTTCAACCACGGTCAACTCTTTTATAAAGTTGGTTGAGGGCACCAATGTAGAATCCTTCGAAAAACAAGTTGTAAACTATATTGAAGACCGCAAGGAGGAGTCAGATCCTACCGTGGTACAACTGGCTTTGCAACCTTTCGAAGAAATACATCATGACGATCGGTATTTTAATTATGGTGAGCGCGTGGCAACCTATCATGAGTTGTTGGCCATGGCGATTATTGGCTTGCTGTTACTAATTACAGCATGCATTAATTTCATTAATCTGAATACAGCTTTTGCAGTAAAAAGATCAAAAGAAATTGGAATTAAGAAAGTATTGGGCGGCTCTAAAAGTTCCATTCAAATACATTATTTACTTGAAACGGGCATTATAACGCTCGTTTCTATAGTTATTGGTTTAGGTTTAGCTGAGTTGATTTTATTTCGAATAGACGAAATCATTGGCTATCGACTTCCTGGTTTAGAGTATAACCTAAACCTGCTGGCATTGCTCAGTACTTTATTAATTGTTGTAACACTGCTGGCGGGAATTTATCCTTCCTGGATCATATCCAGATTTTCTCCAATTCAAGCACTAAAGAATAAAATGAGTACGGTTTCTGGCAGTGGTTTGTCACTTAGGAGAGTGCTTATTGTAAGTCAGATTCTGGTCTCTCAATTTTTGATTATTGCCGTAATAGTAGTGCATGAACAAGTAGAATATTTTATACAGCAACCTTTAGGTATTGATACAGAAGCTATTGTCGAATTTCGAATTCCAACTACCGATGATATAGATTTTGGGTTATTAGGGGAGAGAATTAACAGGATTGATGGTGTTGAGTCGGTGACATTTTCTAACACTGGAACGGCATCTACAAATACATGGGGCGGCACTGCTAGCTTTAATAATGGTGATGAAACCATAAATACCCACATGCAGGTAAAACTAGCTGATAGTAGCTATTTGTCAACCTATGGCATCAAATTAATCGCTGGTAGAAATATTTCAAACAATGATTCTATTAGAAGCTACTTGCTGAACGAAAAGGCGGTTCAAGATTTAGGTGTCACTAATGAAGAAATACTAGGTAGAAAACTTAATGTTTGGGGTAAAGATGGGATAGTTATTGGTGTAATTGAAAACTTCGCTACCATGTCGTTACACAACAGTCAAAGACCAATTGCTTTATGGTATGCGCCTTCTATGCACTTTAGAGGTACTGTTAAACTAAGAGGTGGAGATTGGAAAACTACCATTAATCAAGTTCAAAACGAGTGGGAAGTTTTCTTCGGTGACTATTTCTTCAATTACTACTTTCTGGATGATGAGATTGAGAACTTCTACAAAGAAGAACAGAGGTTAGCTAAAACCTTTGGTATGCTTTCAGGAGTAGCTGTTTTTATAGGTGTAATCGGATTACTTGGCTTAATGTCCTATATGGTCAATTCAAAAATGAAAGAAATTGGTATTAGAAAAGTGCTTGGCGCGAAGGTGAGCCAAATTCTTGCACTGTTATCCGCTGATTTTGTAAAGCTTTCTCTCATTGCGTTTGTCATTGCTGCTCCAATAGGTTGGTATATAATGAACAGCTGGTTAGAAGATTTTGCATTTCGCATAACCATAGGTGTTCAGGTTTTTGCTGTAGCATTAGGAGTATCATTATTCTTTACACTAATAACCATCAGTTACAAATCACTTAAGGCGGCTAATGTGAATCCTGTAGATGTACTAAAAGACGAATAA
- a CDS encoding ABC transporter permease → MIRNYLITTLRNVYRNRVNSFLNIFGLSLGITSSIVLFLLYSYYVSFDTFQSNYDNIYRLVTESDGAGGNRDYNPGVAPPLTDAFAEDFESIDAITLVIDLYGPQLFYLPSTDKIFDESYELRLAYSTQSYFNIFDLDILKGNPENMLSTANQVVISERLAQKYFGEADPLNKVIQHQKNTDYVVTGVFANPPKNSDFPFEMILSYQTIKKEHLKRGWRSVTSNDQCYLLIKDKQQLAQIKSGLDAFVKKYYGKTPEEHDNRVISLQPLSNLHFNAQYDNFSYETMTDSDLLIIVLVAIFLIITSCINFVNLSTAIAVKRSKEVGVRKTLGGTRSELIFQFLGESFALTFISVALSLGLTELFLLYINPYLELSLDLNLIGNLNHLLFVVILLVSVTLAAGLYPAFVLSSFKPAIALKNNINSASSSKFSLRKALVVFQFLISQVFIIATIVMAYQMHYVMNKDLGFKSDAILNVELPGSDHQKKHILKSQLQGIEGVEMVSLAGTNPASSSIGVTNISISGVEGEFDVSIKHADNQYIDVFQIPLLEGKNIGASDTISGIMVSKELLRLAGLDNAEDVVGREVKIYGKKVPITGVIDDFNSLSLNHELIPVIVYSQLPSYRIACIQVKMANVNATLTKIEQTWKKLYPEYNFDYSFLDEQLAEFYEGYQRLSVVFTIFSGIAIFIGCLGLYGLTAFTVNQKTKEIGIRKVLGASVVSILMLFSKEFFTLVIVAFVFALPISWYMTDGLLQEFHYKIELSPLIYAAGFFATLLIAIITAGYKSGKAAMANPVQSLRDE, encoded by the coding sequence ATGATAAGAAATTATTTAATAACAACGCTGAGAAACGTTTATCGCAATCGAGTAAACTCATTTCTCAATATTTTCGGGTTGTCGTTAGGGATAACTTCATCCATAGTGCTATTCCTGCTTTACAGCTACTATGTTAGCTTCGATACCTTTCAATCGAATTATGACAACATCTACAGGTTAGTTACCGAATCTGATGGAGCTGGTGGAAACAGGGATTACAACCCGGGAGTTGCGCCTCCTTTAACTGATGCTTTTGCGGAAGATTTTGAGAGTATCGATGCCATTACGCTCGTGATCGATTTATATGGCCCTCAGTTATTTTATCTGCCTTCAACTGATAAGATTTTCGATGAATCTTATGAACTACGCCTGGCCTATTCCACACAAAGCTATTTCAATATTTTCGACCTCGATATTCTGAAAGGAAATCCAGAAAATATGTTGAGCACTGCAAATCAGGTAGTAATCAGTGAGCGGTTGGCACAGAAGTATTTTGGGGAAGCAGATCCATTGAATAAAGTAATTCAGCATCAAAAAAATACTGATTATGTGGTGACAGGAGTTTTTGCCAACCCACCAAAGAATTCAGACTTTCCGTTCGAGATGATTCTTTCTTATCAAACAATAAAAAAGGAACATCTAAAACGAGGATGGCGAAGTGTAACTAGTAACGATCAATGCTATCTTTTAATAAAAGACAAGCAGCAATTAGCTCAGATAAAAAGTGGGTTAGATGCTTTTGTAAAGAAGTATTATGGCAAAACTCCAGAGGAGCACGACAATCGGGTGATCAGCTTGCAACCACTAAGCAACCTTCATTTCAATGCTCAATATGATAATTTTTCATATGAAACGATGACTGATTCTGACCTGCTAATTATAGTGTTGGTGGCCATTTTTCTAATCATTACTTCATGCATCAATTTCGTTAATCTTTCAACGGCCATTGCTGTCAAACGCTCAAAAGAAGTTGGTGTTCGAAAAACGCTGGGTGGAACTAGGTCAGAATTAATTTTTCAGTTTTTGGGTGAGTCGTTCGCATTAACTTTTATATCAGTAGCACTGAGTTTAGGGCTTACAGAGCTATTCTTACTTTATATCAACCCTTACCTAGAGTTATCGCTCGATTTAAACCTAATCGGCAATCTCAATCATTTATTATTTGTAGTTATACTCTTAGTGTCTGTAACTCTGGCTGCAGGCTTATACCCTGCATTTGTTTTGTCAAGCTTTAAACCCGCAATAGCCCTTAAGAACAATATTAATTCTGCTTCTTCTAGTAAATTTTCATTAAGAAAGGCATTAGTGGTTTTTCAATTCCTTATTTCTCAAGTGTTCATTATTGCCACAATAGTAATGGCCTATCAAATGCACTATGTAATGAACAAAGATCTGGGCTTTAAATCCGATGCTATTTTGAATGTTGAATTACCAGGATCAGATCATCAGAAGAAGCATATTTTAAAATCTCAATTGCAAGGTATTGAAGGTGTTGAGATGGTTAGTTTGGCAGGTACTAATCCGGCATCAAGTTCTATTGGTGTAACCAATATTTCAATTAGTGGAGTAGAAGGAGAATTCGATGTATCGATTAAACATGCGGATAATCAATACATAGATGTCTTCCAGATTCCTTTATTGGAAGGTAAAAACATTGGTGCTTCCGATACCATTTCAGGCATAATGGTGAGCAAAGAATTGTTAAGGTTAGCGGGACTGGACAATGCCGAAGATGTGGTAGGAAGAGAGGTGAAAATATATGGTAAAAAAGTACCAATCACCGGTGTGATTGACGATTTTAATTCACTATCACTAAACCATGAGCTCATACCTGTAATTGTGTACAGTCAATTACCAAGTTATAGAATAGCCTGCATTCAGGTTAAAATGGCAAACGTAAATGCTACTTTAACTAAGATTGAACAAACGTGGAAAAAGCTATACCCTGAATATAATTTTGATTACAGCTTTTTAGATGAGCAACTGGCCGAGTTCTATGAAGGTTATCAAAGGCTTTCTGTGGTTTTTACGATTTTTTCTGGTATTGCAATCTTTATTGGCTGCCTTGGATTGTATGGCCTGACTGCTTTTACGGTTAATCAGAAAACAAAAGAAATAGGAATTAGAAAAGTTTTGGGCGCATCAGTGGTGAGCATTCTTATGTTGTTTTCAAAAGAGTTTTTCACATTAGTAATTGTGGCCTTTGTTTTTGCTTTGCCAATATCCTGGTACATGACAGATGGATTGCTTCAGGAGTTTCATTATAAAATTGAATTGAGTCCATTAATCTATGCAGCAGGATTCTTCGCTACATTACTAATTGCCATTATAACAGCTGGTTACAAGTCTGGCAAGGCTGCTATGGCTAATCCCGTTCAAAGCTTAAGAGACGAATAA